A stretch of DNA from Pseudonocardia hierapolitana:
GGTTCGCCCCGCCACCGCACCGCGCCCGCCGGGCGACCGGGTCGACCACGACGTCGGTCAGCGGACCGAGATCGATCGTCAGCCCGCCCTCGAGCACGGCCGCACCCGCGACGTTGTGGCCACCACCCCGTACGGCGATCCCGAGGCCGTTCGCCTGCCCCCAGCGGAGTGCCTCGGCGACGTCGGCTGCCGACGTGCACCGCGCGACGACCGCGGGCGACCGATCGATCGCGCCGTTCCAGATCAACGCCCCCCGGTCGTACTCCGGATCGCCCGGCTGCAGCACTTCTCCGTCCATCGCAGCACGGAGCGCGTCGACTCCACTACTCATCGTGTCCGTCATCCCACTCCCCTGATGGTCTGTACGGAGACGAGGAGCGAGCCCGGTTGCCTGATACAGAAAGCGGTCAGGCGGGTTGGATGTTGATGTTGCGGTGGAACACGTTGCCCGGGTCGTAGACACCCTTGATCCGCGCGAGCCGCTCGAACTTCGCCTCCCCGTACGCGGCGCGCACGCGGTGCTCCTCGTACTCGGTCATCGCGTTGACGTAGGAACCGGCGCCCAGGCTGAACGGGGCCAGTGCGTCCCACAACGACCGCGACCACCGACGCTCGGCCACCAGCACCTCCGAGCTCGGTGCCACTCCGATGCCGAACAGGGCGTACTGCGGGTGGCGAGTCCCGCCGAATGCCGTGTCGTCCTCGCCGACCTCGCAGTACGCGTTGTCCAGCCGGTAGATGAAGACGATCGACTGCGGCGAGCTGCGGCGCATCAGGTGCTCGGTGAGCACGTCGATCACGCCGTCGCCGAGGTCCTCGACGAGCGTCGACTTCTCGTAGTTGTACAGGCCCCATGCATTGGCCTCGTCGAGCAGCTGCTGCAGCGCCACGTACGGCATGGGCGCCACGTGGTCGAAGAGCGGTGGCAGCGCGGCGCGCAGCCGTTCCACGACCGCGGCGTGCTCCTCGGCGCCGTCGAAGCCGGCGAGCAGCAGCCCGAACCCCGGCGCGAAGTGGTGCTGCGCCGGCACGAACGGCGCCGGCGGCGCGCTCATCGCGGTGATGATCACGTTCATCGACCGCGGCAGCTCGGGAACGACGTCACGCAGGAGCCGCAATGCGTCCGCGCCCTGCTCGATGCCCCAGAAGAGCAGCCCGAACTCGATCATCGGGCCGACCTCGTGCAGCCGGAACTCGAACTCGGTCACGACACCGAAGTTGCCGCCCCCGCCACGAATCGCCCAGAAGAGGTCCGCGTGCTCGTCGTCCGACGCCCGGACGATGCGGCCGTCCGCGAGGACGACCTCGGCCGAGACGAGGTTGTCGATCGTCAACCCGGCCTGCCGGCTCAGCCAGCCCATACCGCCACCGAGGGTGAGCCCGCCGATCCCGGTGTGGCCGATCGCGCCCACGGGCACGGCGAGCCCGTGCGCCTGGGTGGCCGCGTCGAGGTCGGACAGGAGGGCGCCCCCGCCCACCCGGGCCCGCCGCGCCTCGGGGTCGACGGCCACCTGCCGCATCCCGCTGAGGTCGATCATGATCCCGTCGTCGACCACGCTCTGCCCGGACATGCTGTGCGCTCCGCCGCGGACGGCGATCTCCAGTCCCTCCGCCTGGGCCAGCCGGAGGGCGGCAGCCACGTCGGCCGCGCCGGCACAGTGCGCGATCACCGCCGGCCTCCGGTCGATGTCCGCGTTCCACACCCTCCGCGCGTCCTCGTAGCCCAGGTCCGCGGGGACGATGACGGTGCCGGACATGACAGCGCGAAGGTCCTCGACCCCGCCACCGAGTGTCTGGGTCATGAGTCGCTCCTCCTCTGGCCTCATCGCCGGGAACATCACTCAGCGCAGGAGCAGGCTCGACGGAGCCCTCATGGCGTGGGCCGCCGGCGCGGCTCACGGCCCACCGATGAGTATCGGAAGGACTCGTCCCCATGACAGGAAGGGTTACCGGCGTGGCGGCGCCGGCCACGACCCTCAGGCGGGCTTGATGTTCGCGTTCCGGTGGAACACGTTGCCGGGGTCGTAGTGACCCTTGATCTGCGCGAGCCGGCCGTACTTCGCCGGTCCGTACGAAGCGCGGACCCGATCGTCGTCATCCAGCTCGGAGATGAAGTTGACGTAGCTCCCCGCGTTCCCGGCGAGCGGACGCAGTGCGTCCCACGTCGAGCGGGCCCACTCGCGGTCGGCGATGAACCGGTCCGGGTCGTAGCTCGCCCCCGAGACGTCGACGACGAAGTTGGGCGTGCGCAGCCCGCCGTACGCGGTGGCGTCGTCGCCCACCTCGGCGACCGCGCCGTGCAGCGCGAACATCGGCATGAACGACAGCGGGTCGGACTTCCCGGTCGCTTTCTCGGTCATCACCGTGATCGCGTCGTCGGTCAGCTCGGCGAGGTAGAGGCCCTTGTCGTACATCCGGATCCCTGGGCGGAGCTCTGCGTCGAACAGCTGCTGCATCGCCGCGTACGGGATCGGCGTGAGGAACTCGAACAAGGGCGGGCACATCTCGCGGACGGCGGCGATCGCGTCCGCGTGCTCCTCGGCGGAGCCGTAGCCGGCCACGAGGAGCGCGTGGCCGATCTTCCCGTGGTGCTCCTCGGGGACGAACGGCGCCTCCGGGGCGCTGAGGGCACCGCCGATCAGGATGCCGAAGTCGGAGGGCAGGCTCTGCGCAGCTTCCCGGCAGGCGCGCAGTCCGTCGACGCCCCGCTCGATCTCCCAGAACAACAGACCGAACTGCACCTCGGGGCCGACCGGGTGCAACCGGAACTCGAACTCGGTGACCACGCCGAGGTTCCCGCCGCCGCCGCGCAGAGCCCAGAAGAGATCGGGCTCATCGGACTCGGACACCCGGACGACGCTCCCGTCGGCGAGCACGACCTCGGCCGACTCGAGGTTGTCGATCGAGAGGCCGTGGCGGTTGGCGAGCCAGCCCATCCCGCCGCCGAGGGTGAGACCACCCACTCCGGTGTCGCTGAGCACACCGCCGGTCACGGCGAGCCCGTGCTCCTGCGTGGCTGCGTCGACGTCGCCCCACGTGGCACCCCCTCTGACCCGTGCCCGCCTGTCGTCCGGGTCGACCCGGACGGAGCTCATCGCCCCCAGGTGGATCGTCAGCCCCTCGTCGCCCGCCGACGCACCGCTGAAGGAGTGGGCGCCGCCGCGCACCGAGATCTCCAGCCCGTTGGCCTCTGCGAAGCCGATCGCGGCCGCGACGTCCGCCGACGACCGGCAGCACACGACCACCGCCGGACGGCGGTCGAAGCTGCCGTTCCACAGCGCACGCGCCGTGTCGTACCCCGGGTCGCCGGGCGTGATCACGGCGCCCGTCAACGTCGATCGCAGGCCGTCCAGGTTCCTCGTTGCCGCCATGACAGGCTCCCTCCGCGCGGCGATGAGGGAAGGACTCGCCGGCGGCGAGGGCAGGGTTACGGCCCCGGAAACGCCGAACGGGTGGTCCCGGAGAGAGGGACCACCCGTTCGGAGGTCGAGGGCTCTACGCCGCCGCGGTCAGCGGCACCGGCTCCAGGGCCAGCTCCAGCACCTCGGCCACGTCGGACACCGGGTGCACCCGCAGCTCCCCGCGCACCGACTCCGGCAGGTCGTCGAGGTCGGGCTCGTTGCGCTTCGGGATGATCACGTCGGTCAGCCCGGCGCGGTGGGCGGCCAGCAGCTTCTGCTTGACGCCGCCGATCGGCAGCACCTTGCCCTGCAGCGTGACCTCACCTGTCATGCCCACCGACGACTTCACCGGCCGGCCGCTCGCGAGCGACGCCAACGCCGTGGTCATCGTGATGCCCGCGCTCGGCCCGTCCTTCGGGACCGCGCCCGCCGGCACGTGGACGTGCAGCTTGCGCGTGGCCAGGTCACCGGCGAGCCCCTTCGACCGCAGGTAGGACAGCGCGATCGAGACGGACTCCTTCATCACGTCGCCCAGCTGACCGGTCAGGGTGAGGCCCGGGTCGCCCTCCATGGCCGTGGCCTCGATGAAGAGCACGTCCCCACCGGTCCCGGTGACGGCGAGCCCGGTGGCGACGCCGGGCACGGACGTCCGCTCGGCCGACTCCGGCGTGAACTTCGGTCGTCCCAGGTAGCCGACCAGCGCGTCGGCGTCGACGTGGACCGGCGCCTCGGCCCCCGAGTCGAGCTTGACGGCGACCTTGCGCAGGACCTTGGCCAGACCCCGCTCCAGCTGCCGCACACCGGCCTCGCGGGTGTACTCGGCGGCGATCATCGACAGGGCAACGTCGGTGAACTCGACGTCCGAGAGCTCCAGGCCTGCCTTCTCGATCTGCCGCGGCAGCAGGTGGTCCCGGGCGATGGCGACCTTCTCCTGCTCGGTGTAGCCGTCGAGCTGCACCCACTCCATCCGGTCGGCGAGCGGTCCGGGGATGGCCTCGCCGACGTTGGCCGTCGCGAGGAACAGCACGTCGGACAGGTCGAGGTCGACCTCGAGGTAGTGGTCGCGGAACGTGTGGTTCTGCGCGGGGTCGAGGACCTCCAGCAGCGCCGCCGTCGGGTCACCGCGGAAGTCGCTGCCGACCTTGTCGATCTCGTCGAGCAGCACGACCGGGTTCATCGCGCCCGCCTCGCGGATGGCCCGCACGATCCGACCGGGCAGCGCGCCGACGTAGGTGCGCCGGTGACCGCGGATCTCGGCCTCGTCCCGCACGCCGCCCAACGCCACCCGGACGAACTTGCGGCCCAGCGCCCGCGCGACCGACTCGCCGAGCGACGTCTTGCCGACGCCGGGCGGGCCGACCAACGCCAGCACCGCACCCGAACCGCGGCCGCCGACCTTCTCCATGCCCTTGCGGTCGCGCCGCGCGCGCACCGCGAGGAACTCGATCAACCGCTCCTTGACGTCGTCGAGGCCGGCGTGGTCGGCGTCCAGGACGGCGCGGGCGGCGACGAGGTTGTCGGTGTCCTCGGTGCGCGTGGTCCACGGCATGTCGAGGATCGTGTCGAGCCACGTGCGGATCCAGCCCGACTCCGGGCTCTGGTCCGAGGCCCGCTCCAGCTTGCCGACCTCCACCAGCGCGGCCTTGCGCACGTGCTCGGGCAGGTCGGCGTTCTCCACGCGCGTGCGGTAGTCGGCGGAGTCGTCGCCTCCGTTCGGGTCGAGCTCGCCCAGCTCCTTGCGGATCGCGGCGAGCTGCTGGCGCAGCAGGAACTCGCGCTGGGTCTTCTCCATGCCCTCGCGGACGTCCTGCGCGATCTTCTCCGAGACCTCCTGCTCGGCGACGTGCGCCTTCGTCCACTCCAGCAGCAGCTCGAGCCGCTTGACCACGTCGGACTCGGCGAGCAGCTGCGACTTCTGCTCCAGGTCGAGGTACGAGGCCCAGCCCGCGGTGTCGGCGAGCTGGCCGGGGTCGGTGATCTGCTGCACCGAGTCGACGACCTGCCACGCACCCCGCTCCTGCAGGATCCCGATGACGAGGGCCTTGTACTCCTTGGCGAGCTCGGTCATCCGGCCCGTCACGGGCTGCTCGGGCACCGGGGTGGCCTCCACCCACAGCGCCGCGCCAGGCCCGGTGACACCGGAACCGATCTGGGCCCGGCCCTCACCGCGCACCACGGCCGCCCGCTCCCCGCTGGGCAGGCGTCCCACCTGCTCGAGGACGGCGACGGTGCCGACGGCGGTGTACTTGCCGTCGAGGCGTGGGACGACGAGAACCTTGCGGTCGACGCTGCTCGCTGCATCGACCGCTGCCTGGATCTCCGGCTCGTCGAGCCGGACGGGAACCACCATGCCGGGCAACAGCACCGAGTCGGCGAGCGGAAGCACCGGCAGCTTCAGCGTCTCTGTCATGTCCTGTCCAACGCTTACACCGTTGTCGCCATTCCAGCGTTCAAGTACTTCCGCTGTCAGTGAACGCAGGAACCCTGAGCGCGTTGGGCTCAACCGTTCGGCCCTCACCGGGACAACGCAGGCACCACCCGCACACTTCCCGCGAACCACCTGGTCAGCGCCTCGTCCGGCCGATCTCCCGACTCGCGGCCCGCCCAGCAGACGTAACCGTCGGGCCGCACCAGCACCCGCCGCGCCGCGTCCACGTCGGTACCGACCACGGCGTCGACGACCCGGACGGCCACCAGGTCGACGCCGTCGACGATCTCGTCCGGCGGAGCGAGCGGAGCGTCGAGGTCGAGGAGCAGCCCGCGCCCGGCCCGCAGCAGCGCGCTGACCAGCACGGCACTGCTGCGCTACCACGCCCGCAGCGTGGAGGCGCTCGCGTCCGCCCTGCTCGAGAGCACCGGCGGCGCGCCCCATCCGGAGCTCACCGCCCGCCTGGCCGCAGGCCAGATCTTCACGGTCCTGCGAGAACTCGCCGACGCCAACCAGCGCCGGATCACCGCGGGGCGGAGCGCCGCCGCACTGACCCCCGTCGCGCTGGCCGAGGCCGACCACGCGTTCCGGCTGCTACGCGGAGGCCTCACCCCGTACGCCTGACGGGTGCGCGGCGAGGTAGTCACCGTGCTCCAGGTCGTCGAGCAGCGTCGGGTGGGTGGGCGACCAGCCGAGCAGCTCCCGCGTGTAGGAGCTGGAGGCGGGCGCGTCGTAGCCGTAGACGGCGGCCATGAACGGGCTCGCGAAGTGCCCGGCGGCCTCGTCGGGGGTGAGCGAGACCGCGGGCAGATCGAGGGCCCGGGCGATCGTCTCCGCGACGCTCCTCAGAGTGACGCCGCGTTCGGCCACCCCGTGCAGCACGCTGCCCGCAGGAGCCTTCTCCAAGGCCAGGCGGAAGAGGGTCGCCGCGTCGAACCGGTGTACCGCGGGCCACCGGTTGGCGCCGTCGCCGACGTAGGCCGACACTCCGGTCCTCCGTGCGGCGGTGACGAGCATGCCGATGAAGCCGTGGTCCGCGGGCCCGTGGACGGTGGGAGCGAGCCGGACGACGCTCGCGCGGACCCCGTGCGCGGCGGAGCCGAGGCACGCCCGCTCGCCCGGGCGCGGGTTCGACCAGACCACCACGGCCGAGATCGCCGCTCGGGCCGGCGTCAACGAGCGCACGTTCTTCCGGCACTTCCCGGACAAGCGGGAGGTGCTCTTCGACGGTGAGGCCGACCTGCGCGGCGCGCTGATGCAGGCGGTGGCCGAAGCGCCCGGCGGCCCGCAGCCGCTCGAGATCCTGCTCTGGGCCTTCCGGAGAGCCGGGCGGATCCTCGAGGACAACCGGCCGTTCTCCGAACCACGCCTCGAGGTCATCGCCGCGACACCAGCGCTGCGCGAACGCGAGTTGGCCAAGCACGCCTCGCTCATCGACGCCGTCGCCGGGGCGCTGCGGCAGCGCGATGTCCCCGAGCGGCTGGCCGGCCTGGCCGCTCGAACCGGGTGGGCCGCCTTCCACCACGCCGCCGAAGCGTGGATCGACGACCCCTCACAGAGCTTGGACGCGCACCTCCTCCACGCCTTCGACGATCTGCGCGCCCTCTCCGCGACCGCCCCGCCGGCCCCCGAAAGCTGACCACGCCACTGGCGCCATGACCGCGCCGACCGGGTCGTCGCAGAGCCCACCGACCCCTGCGAGGACGGCGCGCGCGTTCCTACCGGCCGAGGCCCTCGATGACCTCGGCGCCGGGCAGCCGGGCCGCCAGCTCGCCGGGCAGGGCGAGCTTGGAGCCCCGGACGCCGCTGCCGATCACGACGGCGGGGGCGGCCGCGACCGCGGAGTCGACGAGGAGCGGCCAGCCCTCGGGCAGGCCGATCGCCGTGATCCCGCCGTATTCCATGCCGGTGAGCTCCACGGCGTCGTCCATCGGGGCGAACGAGGCCTTGCGGGCGTTCAGCCGCTTGCGGACCAGCCCGTTGACGTCGGCGCGCGTGGTGGCGAGCACCAGGCAGGCCGCGTAGCGGGTGTCCTCGCCGCGGCGGCCCGCCACGACGACGCAGTTGGCCGATCGGTCGAGCGGCGAGGAGTACGCGGCGCAGAACTGCGCGGTGTCGGCGAGGCCGGGGTCGATCTCCGCGACGCCGACGAGCGCGGCGTCGGGCGGGTCGAGCGCCTTCAGCGCATGGGCGACCGGGTCACCGAGGAGGTCGGGCCGATCGAGTGCGGGGACTGCCTGCAGCGTGCCGAGGACGGACCAGTCGGTCACCAGCGCTGCCCACCACCTTGCACGCCGACCACGGCCGGCTTGACGTCGACGATGTAGACCAGCACCGCGACGAGCGCAGCCAGCCAGAACAGGGCTCCGCTTCCGAGCGGACCACGCTGGAAGACGATGAGCACCAGCGCGCTGGCTCCGGTGATGCCGAGCCACGCGGGCTTGGTGAGCTTGTCGGCCGCGGTGAACGCGTCGGCACGCTGCATCAGAGCATGGACGAAGGCGTATCCGCCGACCGGGATGGCGAGTAGCCAGATGGCCCACAGCACCCAGTTGTCGAGGTTATACAGCAGGCTCACACGACCAGACTACGTGTGATCACGGCCGAGGCACATCCCCGGGACGGTTCAGCGGTCGCTGACACCCGGCCACTGACAAGCGCAGATGAGCACACCGGCGCCCCCGAGGCACGGGAGTCCTCGGGGGCGCGGGCGGTACGCAGCGTCAGCTGCTGGACTTCGAACCGTTCGCCGAGTTGGTCCGGCGGGCGGCCGGCTTGCTCACACCCGACGCGGTCTCCGGCTTCGGGGCCGTCCGGTTGGCGGCCCGACGGGTGGTGCTGCGCGTCTCGCGCGCGGCCTCGGTGCCTGCCTCCGAGATCGTCTCGGCGGCCTCGGCGCCGGCCTGGGCGACGGTCTTCGAGGCGTCCTTGCTCGTCTCGGTGACCGTCGAGGCGGTGCGACCGCTGAAGCGCTGCGTGGCCTTGGCGATCCGCTCCCCGGTGGACCGGGTCTGCGTGCTGACGGCGGCGAGGGCCTTCTCGGTGGCGTCGCGCGCGTCGTCGACGATGTCGTCGACCCGGGAGTCGAGCTTGCCGGTGTAGGCCTCGAGGCGCGCGAGGGCCTCCTTGACCTGCGGCTGCTTGCGGATGCGGCCCCACGTCTGCTCGCCCTGCTCGGCGAACCCGGCGTACGCCTTGCCGGCCTGCTCACGCAGCTCGGCGACGGTCTTGCGCAGCTCCTCGCCGTTCAGGTGCTGCGGCAGCTCGGCGACCCGGTGCTGCACGCCCTCGGCCTGGGTGCGGGCGGCGACGACGGCCTTGGAGACGGCGCTGACGGCCCGCTCCCCTGCGCCCAGGACGGCGAACAGCGGCGTGCGCGCGGCCTCGGCGCGCTCCGCGGCGGCCTTGGCCGCGTCGTGGCGGGCCTTGCGAACGTCGGCGGTGGTCGGAAGGTCCACGGCCATGGTGATCACTCCTCTGGTGGCGACGAGTCGTGCTCCCGCCTGAATGACTGGTAGATGTCCAGGAGCACCTGCTTCTGGCGCTCCGTCAGGCCCGGATCGGCGAGCACGGCGTCGGTGACGGCGCTCGCGGGCTTCTCTTCGAGGATCCCGGCCTTCACGTACAGGGCCTCCGCGGAGATCCGCAGACCCTTCGCGATCTGCTGGAGGATCTCGGCGGACGGCTTGCGCAGCCCCCGCTCGACCTGGCTGAGGTAGGGGTTGCTGACGCCGGCGGCGCGTGCGAGCTGACGCAGCGACACCTGCGCGCCCTCCCGCTGGCTGCGGATGTAGGCGCCGATGTCGTCGACGGCCTGGCCGACGGCGTGCCCCGCTTGCTCGACCACGTGGCCCACCTGCTCGACCGCGTGCCCGACGCGTTCTCCGGGGCCGTCGCCCGGCCGGGAGGGCTGCTCCGTCGCTGCCACTCGCGCTCACCTCCGTGCGTCCCCACCGAAGCTACGCCGCAGTGCTAGCTCTTGCAAGCACCCTG
This window harbors:
- a CDS encoding FAD-binding oxidoreductase; amino-acid sequence: MTQTLGGGVEDLRAVMSGTVIVPADLGYEDARRVWNADIDRRPAVIAHCAGAADVAAALRLAQAEGLEIAVRGGAHSMSGQSVVDDGIMIDLSGMRQVAVDPEARRARVGGGALLSDLDAATQAHGLAVPVGAIGHTGIGGLTLGGGMGWLSRQAGLTIDNLVSAEVVLADGRIVRASDDEHADLFWAIRGGGGNFGVVTEFEFRLHEVGPMIEFGLLFWGIEQGADALRLLRDVVPELPRSMNVIITAMSAPPAPFVPAQHHFAPGFGLLLAGFDGAEEHAAVVERLRAALPPLFDHVAPMPYVALQQLLDEANAWGLYNYEKSTLVEDLGDGVIDVLTEHLMRRSSPQSIVFIYRLDNAYCEVGEDDTAFGGTRHPQYALFGIGVAPSSEVLVAERRWSRSLWDALAPFSLGAGSYVNAMTEYEEHRVRAAYGEAKFERLARIKGVYDPGNVFHRNINIQPA
- a CDS encoding FAD-binding oxidoreductase, which translates into the protein MAATRNLDGLRSTLTGAVITPGDPGYDTARALWNGSFDRRPAVVVCCRSSADVAAAIGFAEANGLEISVRGGAHSFSGASAGDEGLTIHLGAMSSVRVDPDDRRARVRGGATWGDVDAATQEHGLAVTGGVLSDTGVGGLTLGGGMGWLANRHGLSIDNLESAEVVLADGSVVRVSESDEPDLFWALRGGGGNLGVVTEFEFRLHPVGPEVQFGLLFWEIERGVDGLRACREAAQSLPSDFGILIGGALSAPEAPFVPEEHHGKIGHALLVAGYGSAEEHADAIAAVREMCPPLFEFLTPIPYAAMQQLFDAELRPGIRMYDKGLYLAELTDDAITVMTEKATGKSDPLSFMPMFALHGAVAEVGDDATAYGGLRTPNFVVDVSGASYDPDRFIADREWARSTWDALRPLAGNAGSYVNFISELDDDDRVRASYGPAKYGRLAQIKGHYDPGNVFHRNANIKPA
- the lon gene encoding endopeptidase La yields the protein MTETLKLPVLPLADSVLLPGMVVPVRLDEPEIQAAVDAASSVDRKVLVVPRLDGKYTAVGTVAVLEQVGRLPSGERAAVVRGEGRAQIGSGVTGPGAALWVEATPVPEQPVTGRMTELAKEYKALVIGILQERGAWQVVDSVQQITDPGQLADTAGWASYLDLEQKSQLLAESDVVKRLELLLEWTKAHVAEQEVSEKIAQDVREGMEKTQREFLLRQQLAAIRKELGELDPNGGDDSADYRTRVENADLPEHVRKAALVEVGKLERASDQSPESGWIRTWLDTILDMPWTTRTEDTDNLVAARAVLDADHAGLDDVKERLIEFLAVRARRDRKGMEKVGGRGSGAVLALVGPPGVGKTSLGESVARALGRKFVRVALGGVRDEAEIRGHRRTYVGALPGRIVRAIREAGAMNPVVLLDEIDKVGSDFRGDPTAALLEVLDPAQNHTFRDHYLEVDLDLSDVLFLATANVGEAIPGPLADRMEWVQLDGYTEQEKVAIARDHLLPRQIEKAGLELSDVEFTDVALSMIAAEYTREAGVRQLERGLAKVLRKVAVKLDSGAEAPVHVDADALVGYLGRPKFTPESAERTSVPGVATGLAVTGTGGDVLFIEATAMEGDPGLTLTGQLGDVMKESVSIALSYLRSKGLAGDLATRKLHVHVPAGAVPKDGPSAGITMTTALASLASGRPVKSSVGMTGEVTLQGKVLPIGGVKQKLLAAHRAGLTDVIIPKRNEPDLDDLPESVRGELRVHPVSDVAEVLELALEPVPLTAAA
- a CDS encoding TetR/AcrR family transcriptional regulator, whose product is MKPWSAGPWTVGASRTTLARTPCAAEPRHARSPGRGFDQTTTAEIAARAGVNERTFFRHFPDKREVLFDGEADLRGALMQAVAEAPGGPQPLEILLWAFRRAGRILEDNRPFSEPRLEVIAATPALRERELAKHASLIDAVAGALRQRDVPERLAGLAARTGWAAFHHAAEAWIDDPSQSLDAHLLHAFDDLRALSATAPPAPES
- a CDS encoding YbaK/EbsC family protein, translating into MTDWSVLGTLQAVPALDRPDLLGDPVAHALKALDPPDAALVGVAEIDPGLADTAQFCAAYSSPLDRSANCVVVAGRRGEDTRYAACLVLATTRADVNGLVRKRLNARKASFAPMDDAVELTGMEYGGITAIGLPEGWPLLVDSAVAAAPAVVIGSGVRGSKLALPGELAARLPGAEVIEGLGR
- a CDS encoding DUF2516 family protein, coding for MSLLYNLDNWVLWAIWLLAIPVGGYAFVHALMQRADAFTAADKLTKPAWLGITGASALVLIVFQRGPLGSGALFWLAALVAVLVYIVDVKPAVVGVQGGGQRW
- a CDS encoding helix-turn-helix domain-containing protein, producing MGHVVEQAGHAVGQAVDDIGAYIRSQREGAQVSLRQLARAAGVSNPYLSQVERGLRKPSAEILQQIAKGLRISAEALYVKAGILEEKPASAVTDAVLADPGLTERQKQVLLDIYQSFRREHDSSPPEE